TGGGCTGCATAAATAAACATCTCCGGATCAGGCTTCCCCCTGTGAACATCTTCTGCTGCTACAATAGCAGTGAAATACCCTTCAATCCCGACGGTTCCAATTGCACTCTCGAGAGTTTTTCTTGGACGTGTGGAAACCAATGCCATTGGTATCTTgtaatgcatcaaaatattcACAAACTCCTTTGAGCCAGTTCGTAATCTGTATATCCCACCTTGAAGAGATTGGTAGATTTCTTCCTTCCTTGTAGCCATTCTTTTCATCTCTGGCGGGTCTCTCGACCAACACAAGACTTCAGAAATCGCTTGCTCATTCTTCATCCCGTCTACTCGTCTCAAAATAAAAGCTGGAGGAGTGGGTTTTCCTTCTTCTCGGGAAAGAGCAAGCCAAGCTTGCCTCTCGAGATCAGGATTGTCCTCAATTATCACACCCTCCCACTCAAATATAGCACCCAGCCAACTGCAACCCATCCTTTCTTGTCGAATCAAGGGGTTATGCAACAAAGCATTATCCGCTCTGTTCTCTGGTGGCCACAAACCTGGTTTTCTATCAACACCAGTATCAACTCGGTAATTCCAAGTCCGTGGTATTCTCTCTTCCTCCCTGTATGAATACACCTCTTTCGTGAGCTCTGTTGCCAGAGCCTTAATTGAGGTATTAACTAACCTATCAATTTTCAATCTTGGCAACATAGGAGAAGAATAAACAACCCTTTTACCCATGGCTTCTTTTATCGGAGACCGACAACTACTCAAAGACTTTCTCCTGTAAGAAGTATCCTTGACAAACAATCCCCCACACAGTGGCCTATATCCAATAAGAGATGCTGCAGCAACTGAATCCGCCATGTTTACGAGTTCTCAAAATAGGCAAACCCACCAACAAATTTCAAGTCGAATCTAAACTAAATTTCCCCTGATTCAATCCCTAGAGAACCGTACACAACTTAAAATTTACACAGcagtaattataattacacaAATAAACATCAATTCAATACCTGAACTTTAGATAGAAAGCTATACAAATTCCTATAATAATAGTATTCTCTAAAACCTTAAAAAGAGACCAGAATAAAGCAGAGCTTTCTCACACTAAAAAGAAAGCAACTTGCTTGCTTAAAAGCCAAACCAAGCATAGCCCATTAACCCCAACAATCTAGAACCTCAAAGAAACAACATAAACAGCTGTAAAACCTATGAAAACTCACCCCAGAAGGCTAATACACAGCAAATAAAAAACCTCTAATTATggaaaaattttatcaattttagagTGGAAAAGGGGGGAATGAAGAGCCTGTGAAGTAACCGTTGATTAAATATTCGATGGATGGGATTGGAGAAGGAGAGGGGAGTGGCTAGATACTTCGAGGGAGGGAGGATATGTGAATATCTCCGAGTGTGTGTGATGCTTATTGTTGAAGGAATGGTAGTTGTTTTCTGTGGTTTATAATTACACCAAGACTTTTTTACAAGGAGAAAAGGGTCCAGCTTGCTGGGCACGCGTCAGttacttttataattattatattatagacTATAGAATACAGGGGggattatataatttattttgttactgaaagttttattttatactatTTGATCCAAATTGAAAGTAAATTACTtctaatttcttaattaatgatgaaataaaaagaaatatgatagaaataaaaaggacCAGGCATAGATGACATGGAAAATATACTTAGATCATTGATCtttgaaaataacatattttatataatttagattttttaaaatttttaaaagtcacTTTTTATACAcgagtttatttttgttattttttattttttaatcaaaaaaaagagagaggagtcAGATTTCAATGATAAAAGAGAATGTCATTGTTCATTGCCTTTTCAACCaccaaaatagtttttattaatgTCCACAGGTTCTATGAGATGATAGGAACTTCATGGTGGTTGTTTGGACCCTCTATATTGCATGAAAAACCAGAtctaagttgaaaaaataaaaactaactcagtatggttttgggtttttaggccattttttaagtatttggaGTTCATAAAATAGTTTTTGGGTGTTATAAGTGTAATAATAaggtatttttagataaaaatagcTTTAAAAATGGGTTATGTTGGTCAAAAGTGTCACTATTTTGATTTTCAGCCACCACTTTAGTATTTGAAATCTAGACTTAAAAGATGATACGTTGTCTGTCTTGGCTGGTAACATATCAACGActtacctttttttaaaaaaaataagggtaaatgacattaaaagttttaaaaagaaaagtcaagGCCCCACCAAATGCTCATGGGCTCTTCATTATAGTGGCCCAAACATGTTGGGCTATAAGGCGGTGAGTCTTGACTccttttggctttttttttttacaatgagtataaatttaaagaaaaaaattattgaatctaGTTGAATTTATGTtccaaatcataaatttaaagagTTAAGCAATAtcatttggattatttttttatgatattgcttttttttttaactgatatctttttttaataaatatattttttaagaaataatttttaaatttatattttgatcaatatataccttatttgtgatttgtttttgcttatttaatctctctctctctctctcttttatagagattgatttctttttttttatggtgttgtgcatgtttaattttttaaaagattattatgGATAATCTAtaaagcttttttaaaatattttttatacaagaactttatttttgaaaaaaaattatttattttcagataatatttataataattgcaGCCTTGAATGATATatgttttcacttttattttatttaatcaatttaatacatatatctatttttaatatcgaattaattttttttaaaaaaatcagtaaataTAATCAGATAAATGCATATCTTGatatatacttattttttaatttgtcaagTTTTATTTGTagttatcattaat
This region of Populus alba chromosome 3, ASM523922v2, whole genome shotgun sequence genomic DNA includes:
- the LOC118028474 gene encoding 5-amino-6-(5-phospho-D-ribitylamino)uracil phosphatase, chloroplastic, encoding MADSVAAASLIGYRPLCGGLFVKDTSYRRKSLSSCRSPIKEAMGKRVVYSSPMLPRLKIDRLVNTSIKALATELTKEVYSYREEERIPRTWNYRVDTGVDRKPGLWPPENRADNALLHNPLIRQERMGCSWLGAIFEWEGVIIEDNPDLERQAWLALSREEGKPTPPAFILRRVDGMKNEQAISEVLCWSRDPPEMKRMATRKEEIYQSLQGGIYRLRTGSKEFVNILMHYKIPMALVSTRPRKTLESAIGTVGIEGYFTAIVAAEDVHRGKPDPEMFIYAAQLLNFIPQRCIVFGNSNKTVEAAHDAFMKCVAIASKHPVYELGAADLVVRKLDELSIVDLKNLADIESPEFGPVELETELEPEEDNDRSTSVGVDDIFW